GCCGACCCCCACCGGTGCGGGGGCGCGCAGGCGTCGACGGACCGAGTCGGCGAGGCGCGACCGCAGCTCGGCCGGCAGGCCCGCCTCCCAGTGACGGGCCGGTGTGGCCACGGCGACGTCGTCGAGGAGCGTGGAGAAGCGGCGTCGCTCGACGCCGGCGTCGGAGACGGTGACGACCTCGCCCGGGGCGAGGCGCTCCACCCCGGCGACGAACGTCGAGCGCTCGTCGCGCGGGCGGCCGAGGAGGTAGTCGCACACGGTGCGCTCGTCGACCGCGCGGGCCACGGCGCCGCTGTCGAGCAGGGCGGTGAGACGGCTGGCGAACACCCAGCCGGTCGGGTGGCCGTCGCCGGCGTCACCGGCGACCTGGGCGAGGTGGAGGGACCGCAGGCCGAGGTGGTCGCGAGCGAGCGTGAGCCGACCGGCATCCGGGTCGACGACGGCGACGGCGAAGGCACCCTCGAGGCGGTCGAAGCCGCTCTCGCCCCACTCGACGAAGGCGGCGAGCACGACCTCCCAGTCGGCCTCGCCCTCGAAGGTGTGGCCGAGGCCCTCGAGGTCACGTCGGACGTCGACCCGGTTGTAGACCTCGCCGTCGAGGGCGACGGCGAAACGCCCGCTGCGGCCGACGACGGGTGCGCTCAGCCCGACGGGTCCGAGGGTCGCCGTCTCCGCGCCCTCGCTCCCGTCGCCGGCCTCGTCCCACGGGCACCGGCCGAGCCGGTCGAGCAGCGACGGGTCGGCCGTCAGGCCATGGTGTCCGGCGATCCCACACATGCGCCCAAACCTATCGGTCGCACGAGCGGGCCCGACGCAGGCTCAGCGCGCGCCGGTCACTCCCACTCGATGGTGCCCGGCGGCTTGCTCGTGACGTCGAGGACGACCCGGTTGACCTCGTCGACCTCGTTCGTGATGCGCGTCGAGATGACGGCGAGCACGTCGTAGGGGACGCGGGCCCAGTCGGCCGTCATGGCGTCCTCGGAGGCGACGGGGCGCAGCACGACGGGGTGGCCGTAGGTGCGGCCGTCGCCCTGCACGCCGACCGAGCGCACGTCGGCGAGGAGCACGACGGGGCACTGCCAGATGTCGCGGTCGAGGCCGGCCCTCGTCAGCTCCTCGCGGGCGATGGCGTCGGCGCGGCGCAGCAGGTCGAGGCGGTCGGCGGTCACCTCGCCGATGATGCGGATGCCGAGGCCCGGGCCGGGGAACGGCTGGCGCCACACGATCGTCTCGGGCACGCCGAGCTCGAGACCGACCTGGCGCACCTCGTCCTTGAAGAGCGTCCGCAGCGGCTCGATGAGCTTGAACTGCAGGTCGTCGGGCAGGCCGCCGACGTTGTGGTGGCTCTTGATGTTTGCCGCGCCCTCGCCGCCGCCGGACTCGACGACGTCCGGGTAGAGCGTGCCCTGCACGAGCCACTTGACGGGGTGCTGCTCGTCGCCACGGTCCTTGACGACGTCGCGGGCGGCCTGCTCGAAGACGCGGATGAACTGGGCGCCGATGATCTTGCGCTTCTGCTCCGGGTCGGTGACGCCGGCGAGCGCCGCGAGGAACTGCTCGCGGGCGTCGACGACGACGAGGTCGACACCGGTCGCCTCGACGAAGTCCTGCTCCACCTGCTCGGCCTCGCCCTCGCGCAGCAGGCCGTGGTCGACGAAGACGCAGGTCAGCTGGTCGCCCACCGCCCGCTGCACGAGCGCCGCGGCCACGGAGGAGTCGACGCCCCCCGAGAGGGCGCAGAGGACGCGGTCCTCACCCACCGCCTCGCGCACGGTCTCGACGAGGCCCTCGACGACGTTCGACGCCGTCCAGTCGGGCGCGATGCCG
This is a stretch of genomic DNA from Terracoccus luteus. It encodes these proteins:
- the guaA gene encoding glutamine-hydrolyzing GMP synthase, whose product is MSDEHPTDLQSHPVLVVDFGAQYAQLIARRVREAQVYSEVVPHTTGAADLLAREPAAIILSGGPSSVYADGAPALDRELLEAGVPVFGMCYGFQAMAQALGGTVSHTGSREYGKTDADISGVDSTLFSGQPTRQTVWMSHGDSVTVAPDGMAVTASTPGTPVAAFEDDERHLYGVQWHPEVLHSEQGQRVLENFLRKGAGIAPDWTASNVVEGLVETVREAVGEDRVLCALSGGVDSSVAAALVQRAVGDQLTCVFVDHGLLREGEAEQVEQDFVEATGVDLVVVDAREQFLAALAGVTDPEQKRKIIGAQFIRVFEQAARDVVKDRGDEQHPVKWLVQGTLYPDVVESGGGEGAANIKSHHNVGGLPDDLQFKLIEPLRTLFKDEVRQVGLELGVPETIVWRQPFPGPGLGIRIIGEVTADRLDLLRRADAIAREELTRAGLDRDIWQCPVVLLADVRSVGVQGDGRTYGHPVVLRPVASEDAMTADWARVPYDVLAVISTRITNEVDEVNRVVLDVTSKPPGTIEWE